A window of the Acidimicrobiia bacterium genome harbors these coding sequences:
- a CDS encoding alpha/beta fold hydrolase encodes MPDLVASDGVDIHYEVFGRADGEPLLMIQGLGTDSRGWAFQRLAFGRRFRCYAIDNRGVGRSGRPPGPYSLFQMADDAVRILDAEGVEAAHVIGASMGGAIAQIIGVLYAERTRSLVLACTACRHHPWRRELLADWAAAVQEKGMAALGDDGLQWLIGPRLRRRFGLWLNLLARILLQSPPEPFVAQVDAILDMSDELRFELSGVTVPTLVITGSQDALTPVGDAEELAELIPHARLVIIPRAAHGLMVETPNAFNAAVLEFFADITGDATVADDAADQAASA; translated from the coding sequence GTGCCCGATCTCGTGGCATCCGACGGCGTCGACATCCACTACGAGGTCTTCGGCCGCGCCGACGGCGAGCCGCTCCTGATGATCCAGGGCCTCGGCACGGACTCGCGGGGCTGGGCGTTCCAGCGCCTCGCCTTCGGCCGTCGCTTCCGGTGCTACGCGATCGACAACCGCGGCGTCGGCCGCTCCGGTCGCCCGCCCGGCCCCTACTCGCTGTTCCAGATGGCCGACGACGCAGTGCGGATCCTCGACGCCGAAGGCGTGGAGGCCGCGCACGTCATCGGCGCGTCGATGGGTGGCGCGATCGCGCAGATCATCGGCGTGCTGTACGCCGAGCGCACGCGCTCGCTCGTCCTCGCGTGCACGGCGTGCCGGCACCATCCCTGGCGGCGCGAGCTGCTCGCCGACTGGGCCGCCGCGGTGCAGGAGAAGGGCATGGCCGCGCTCGGCGACGACGGGCTGCAGTGGCTCATCGGCCCGCGTCTGCGGCGACGGTTCGGGCTCTGGCTCAACCTGCTCGCGCGCATCCTGCTGCAGTCGCCGCCCGAGCCGTTCGTCGCACAGGTCGACGCGATCCTCGACATGTCCGACGAGCTCCGGTTCGAGCTGAGCGGGGTGACCGTGCCGACGCTCGTGATCACCGGCTCGCAGGACGCGCTGACACCCGTCGGCGACGCCGAGGAGCTCGCCGAGCTGATCCCGCACGCGCGGCTCGTGATCATCCCGCGCGCCGCGCACGGCCTGATGGTCGAGACGCCGAACGCGTTCAACGCCGCGGTGCTCGAGTTCTTCGCCGACATCACCGGCGACGCGACCGTCGCCGACGACGCGGCGGATCAGGCCGCGAGCGCATAG